A stretch of Eleutherodactylus coqui strain aEleCoq1 chromosome 2, aEleCoq1.hap1, whole genome shotgun sequence DNA encodes these proteins:
- the PCNA gene encoding proliferating cell nuclear antigen, translating into MFEARLVQGSILKKVLEALKDLIDEACWDITSSGISLQSMDSSHVSLVQLTLRSDGFDTYRCDRNQSIGVKMSSMSKILKCAASEDIITLRAEDNADTVTMVFESPNQEKVSDYEMKLMDLDVEQLGIPEQEYSCVIKMPSGEFARICRDLSQIGDAVVISCAKDGVKFSASGELGTGNVKLSQTSNVDKEEEAVTIEMNEPVQLTFALRYLNFFTKATPLSPTVTLSMSADIPLVVEYKIADMGHVKYYLAPKIEDEEAS; encoded by the exons ATGTTTGAGGCCAGACTAGTGCAGGGCTCCATCCTGAAGAAGGTGCTGGAAGCGCTGAAGGATCTGATCGATGAGGCGTGCTGGGACATCACCTCCAGCGGCATCAGCCTGCAGAGCATGGACTCGTCTCACGTCTCCCTGGTGCAGCTCACTCTCCGCTCTGACGGCTTTGACACCTATCGCTGCGACCGGAACCAATCCATCGGCGTCAAGATGAGCAG TATGTCAAAAATCTTGAAATGTGCAGCAAGTGAAGACATAATTACTCTGAGAGCCGAGGACAATGCAGACACAGTCACAATGGTGTTTGAGTCTCCAA aTCAAGAAAAGGTTTCCGATTATGAAATGAAGTTGATGGATCTGGATGTAGAACAGTTAGGAATTCCA GAACAGGAGTATAGTTGTGTTATAAAAATGCCATCCGGGGAGTTTGCACGTATTTGCAGAGATCTTAGCCAGATTGGAGATGCTGTTGTAATTTCATGTGCAAAAGACGGAGTCAAGTTCTCTGCAAGTGGTGAACTGGGAACAGGAAACGTTAAGCTGTCGCAGACCTCAAATGTTGATAAAGAGGAGGAAGCT GTTACAATAGAAATGAATGAGCCAGTCCAGCTTACATTTGCTTTGAGGTACCTAAATTTTTTCACCAAAGCCACACCCCTGTCCCCAACAGTGACCCTCAGCATGTCGGCAGATATCCCACTAG tgGTGGAATACAAAATTGCAGATATGGGCCATGTGAAATACTACCTGGCTCCAAAGATTGAGGATGAAGAAGCTTCTTAA